The nucleotide sequence GGCAGGACTGACCGGTGGATCCGGGCCCGGTCCCTCCGCGGAGGGACCGGGCCCGGTCACGTCGGCCGGTGCCGGTCAGTCGGTCTCCGGCGGTGGCGGCTCGTCCAGCCCGAACGGCGGACGCCCGGTCCCGGCGATCCGGAACCGGTCCCACATGTCCGGCTCGGACAGCGTCCCGACCGCGGCGTGGCCCGGTGTCCTGATCTCGGCATCCGTGCCGCGGGTGCCGAGCAGCTCGGTCAGGCGCCGGTGCGCGAGTACCCGCCCGGACCAGTGCAGCCGGCCGTCGAACGGTTCGTGCCGGGCGTCGAGCAGCACCTCCACCGGGATCTCCTCGCCCTCGACGACCAGCGTCGCCGGGCCGCGGTAGCCCTCGTCGGCATGATCGTCGGCGTGGTCGGCACCGTCGCTGTGCCCGTGCCCGTGCCCGTGTCCGCTCATGTCGGCCGGCCCTCCG is from Pseudonocardia autotrophica and encodes:
- a CDS encoding DUF4873 domain-containing protein yields the protein MSGHGHGHGHSDGADHADDHADEGYRGPATLVVEGEEIPVEVLLDARHEPFDGRLHWSGRVLAHRRLTELLGTRGTDAEIRTPGHAAVGTLSEPDMWDRFRIAGTGRPPFGLDEPPPPETD